The genomic segment GCTCTTGTGCTTGTGAGCCTTCCTAAGGACACGGATGATTAATGAGTAGAAAAGCCCAATAATCACAAAGGGGATGATGAACCCTAGAGTTATCTCTACCCACTGGATCTCTCTGACATTGGCAAAGCAGAAGTAGGCGTCTTTAGTGTGCTGGAGCTGTACAGCTGTAAAAGGCACTAGTGTAGCCGAGATGGAAGCCATCCAGATGAGGCCGCAGCTGAGCCGGGCATGATCCATAGTCCGAAAGAGGTTGGACTTCAGCACCCGTGCGAGTGCAATGTACCGGTCAAAGCTCATCCAGGTGAGGAAGAAGATGCTGCTGTACATGTTGATCTGCAGGAATAAGGACATGAAGGTGCAGAGGGCGGTGATATCGTAGTACTTCTCGTTCAGGTTAAAGACTTCAATGAGAGAGTCGGCCACCAAGATGAGGTCAGCAGCTGCAAGGTTGATGAAGTAAAGGTCTGGGATGGTCATCTTTTCACGGAAACTGATATTCACAACCAGAATCAAAGCATTCCCTAAAATGCCAATTGGGAAGAGTAAAATAGTATAGAGGCACGATAGGAAGAGGCTGATAATATAACTCTGCTGCTCGTCTGATGTGTCAGCCAGGCTTAATGGCACACTTGTGTTGCACAGCTCCGAGCCATTTAGGTCAAAAGAGGTGATGTTGTACAGAACAGGTGGTGCCGTCCTTGTGTAAACCTCCATGTTAAAGGTGCAGCTGTAAAAGTAGCATGGATGGGTACTGGTTGGGTTCAGtgccaaaatgtttttatttttgttacttttattatcacttcctttctgaattttcttttttcttgttttcaaaattacatgtatatgctttaaaaaaaaaaaaaaaaaaaaagaagcgatAGCTGTGTAAGAAATTGAGAAAACAGCTGTGGATTAAGTGGGCTTTTGCAGCCTCATTCagtgtttaaaacaaaacaggaacCAAAGCACCGTTATATAGATGCTTGTTTGAGCCATGGCTGGGTCCACGCGCGGTCTTCGCAGGGTTAAATCAGCTTGCAGTTTCTCTGTCCGGCATAGCGTTTTCTTCCAGTTTGGCTTTCTTTGAGAGTCGTTCGCAGTGTGGATAAACGGGTGCCCGTCGTCCTGGTTCAGTAGCCATTGGCCATCCCAGAAACCGGTTCTACCCAGCGCTGTAATGTACTGTCGCGTTCACGGGTACCTCTTCTGCTCCTTTCTTGAGCGCAATGAAATCTTAGATGTCTCGTTCCCTTCCCCTCAGGATTCACTGTGTGCTTGATCTGTACATCCCTCAACCTGTAattggtaaataaaaaaaatgacattttattGTTGCCCGACTAACTAACTGGCGTCATTTTTTCTTTTGGCTGACATTCGAGCAATTGATGTAAGGAAGTGCACatcctctgttttttgtttttattttcatagcTGTTTTAAGTTCTGATTAAATCAGTCTGGGTTTTGGGCTTCATTCAGAGGGAAAGATCACACACAGTGAGAGTGGCCAGCGCGGTGGCTTTCATGGTGGGGAAGGAGCCATTTTCGAAAGCCTTTTACCCTGTCTGAAGATCGTCACCCGCCACTTTTACCCTCCTATAGGAATACCTGGGGGGTTACCTTTTCCTTTTGGCACTCATTCTTTTTATTTGACCGTTGGACTTTGCATCAGAACACATCCGTTTTGAAAAGCACTTTTGTATTCCAGCTTGAATGGGGCTCCCGGTGCGTGCATGCAAATGTAGATTTCTTTCATGGATGCGGGATCCATTCCCTTGGTGTAATTTCATGTGCTGACCCCAGACACAGCTCCCATCCATTAGGCACATATTGAGCCAGTTCTAGGCTTGCAGCTCCGAAAAACTAGGACTGATGCAGTGTGACCCTTATAGATTGCGGTTAGTTGGGTATTTTCTTTCAGTGGCCG from the Rhinatrema bivittatum chromosome 14, aRhiBiv1.1, whole genome shotgun sequence genome contains:
- the GPER1 gene encoding G-protein coupled estrogen receptor 1, whose protein sequence is MEVYTRTAPPVLYNITSFDLNGSELCNTSVPLSLADTSDEQQSYIISLFLSCLYTILLFPIGILGNALILVVNISFREKMTIPDLYFINLAAADLILVADSLIEVFNLNEKYYDITALCTFMSLFLQINMYSSIFFLTWMSFDRYIALARVLKSNLFRTMDHARLSCGLIWMASISATLVPFTAVQLQHTKDAYFCFANVREIQWVEITLGFIIPFVIIGLFYSLIIRVLRKAHKHKSLRPRRQKALRMILVVVLVFFICWLPENVFISIGLLQRNEDANSSNQSFMHSHPLTRHIVNLAAFSNSCLNPIIYSFLGETFREKLRMYFRQKRNVSALNQFCHAAVKSVIPDTSEHSDVRYNSEV